ggtcgtgaacaaaagatgcttggattttcgcaactttcgaagcctataaaatgccaggatttgttagaaaaatgaaaaaatggccgcaatgcgtttcgaacaggtgcaaagattcatttttcaaaaaaaatattttggggttaggtgcactttaaataacaacgaccacaaccaggttttcttaGCCaggagactgagcacccccagcaaaccattgttttaggGAAAActgctggtcagcaacctggttctggtccttgctgtctaaggtcttccgcaaggaactgggctcgatcttgttaccTCATGAATGTCAtcctgataaaaaaaaatatccgAATTTGGCGTCCACACGGTTCCAGATTCATATTGcattaaaaaatatccactctggagagagTAGTAAAAAAGTTCCGGATTTGCCAGTGAATTCACCGAATACatgtggacggaaggcgtatccggaaagaaaaagttgcggatacATGTGGACGGCCTAAGTCACAGCAACCAGAGTGAACTTGTTTCCCAACCAACCACCATGTGCTCTTCAACTTGTCAAAATGCCAGTCACAAAACAACAGTCCTTCCAAGGACTACACTTCCCCAGACAATCAAACTCTATCGAGgtaattaattttttggatGGCGATGCAATGAAATATTATTTGCCTGTCAAAGTGAGGACTTCATGTTTGGGCATTCAACAACACCCTCATCAATAAGTTCTTGAATATCAGATTGTGAATACCCAGTATGTTGTAAAATTTCCACTGTGTGTTCTCCCGTGCCAGGGAGAGGTTTCGGCAGGCAGTCTGCAGGAGTTCTTGACAGTTTTGGTGCAGGGGTGGGTTCATAAGCCCCATGACTGGAAGAAAATGCATTTCTCTCCTGGTTATGAGGATGAAGAGGTGCTTCGTCTGTGGTAAGCACTGGTTCCACGCAAGCATCAAGATTCTCAAAGACCTTGCACCAATCTGATTGAGTCTTTGTTAAGAATATGTTTGCTATCTCTTCTTTTGCTTTGGGCCACTGATCTAAGTCTGCCTGGTGTGGAAGTTTCCCTTCCAAATCCAACCCTACGACAAAGTGAGTAGATCAACTGCAGATTAACATTTTCATCCCCTAAGGAACGTCATGTCAAAAATTGTTGTAACAAAATATTGGCCAGATCCATCAGATCTGCAAAGGATCCTTCGGGGTCCTTATAGATCTTGGCAAGAAAGCCAATGGATCTTCAAACATCTAGACTAGACAAGAAGGGAGGATTGTTTTTGAGATCTTCCTCGCTGAACCTAACAAATTTACTGCATTTCTGAAAATGCAAGTTCTGacttaagccgtgttcacactccgttgattatgatcaactgaagtatatatcaggctatcatactcattcaattttattcaattatggttctgttcacatctgcaaaaattcaaatacaatacgcAGGGTAAtctcgcagtgtgagacaagATGGCGCCGTATCGTGTGGCTGCcactattatcatcatcatgtgCTTGAGGTGaaaagagaaccaaggatagctccATAAAGCGAATAGAAGTTTTGTCTGCTCATATCACCACATGCTCGCTATTCTGTTCAATTATGCAtcgtaattacttcaaacaaccccttTGAGGTTGTCTGAAGTACTTATTATCcagttataatcagggactgCAATTAGTggatgtgaacccatttcatatttaattcgattataatttGATCATAATCGtggcctaatgtgaacacggctttagtgaaaaaacataaataaacaGTAATTACTAAAATACTCTTGCAATAAGTCTGGCATACCTTTCAGAAATTGTTTATAAAACTTGGGTTCAAGTGCACCAACAGCCATAAATTTACCATCCAATGTTTTGTATGTATCATAAAATGGCGCCCCAGTATCCAATAGGTTGGTGCCACGCTCCTTGGGGTTTGGCCATGCAAATTCAAGACCACTCAGTGTTTTATAAATAAATGAGCCAATATATGCTGATCCTTCGACCTGCAATTAAGAACAAAACTTTGCAATGAGGATTTAGGGAATGATCAACAACTTGTCATTTTGGATAACTAATGGTCCATCGTTACATTCACCTTTCTTCATGCACTtcccttttgtcagaactggccggccagacccttCAGTACCCAAAGAAAATGCAATGATTTGAAGGAACATGCACTAGCGTGATAATCGCGCACATTCTTCCGGaagagtatatatcatcctcaaggtgtgttaatttgaaggcgttgtagagttagtccttccaaatgcctggtctggccggtcTGTTCTgtcaaatgataatgataatgataatgataataataatatatctatatatttttttaatataatatttattcaaactttaaaagcagaaaaataattatgtacagTACATAATTTTGAAAAGTAAGAATTGAAAGAACTATACAACACTTACATGAGGGTGTAGAAGGTCACACTAGAAAGTCATCTTCGATTTACAAACATTATAACCTCCAACACAATAGTTAAATGCTTTAACGCTTCATTGAGCAATTTCACACCATCACGAAATGCAGcggcaaatttgattgcctcGTTAAAGAAATGTTATACTTTCGCATGAGTAAACCGACACTGAACGTGCAAATGGACTCCATCCGTGCCAAGGTGTTTGTTTAGGCCGTTTATTGTAATTTATGCTAATCTTGTACCTTTCCTCATTTGCATGCTATTTAACTAGTCTCTTGATAATGGTGTCATGATGACCCCGAAACGTTGAGCAGCAAAAAAATCTTTCCTGGttttttcataataataataataataataataataatgatgatgatgatgatgatgatgatgatgataataataataataataataataataataataataataataatgataataatgaaagATATTCAGCAGCATCatcaactgggaactcggaaaactCTGAGCCcgagatgggatttgaacccatgaccctctgtgatctagtatggatgctctaaccactgagctactggagtctcttagggtgaaatgtgggtatagactactataataaaaaaaataaaataataataataataataataataataataataataataataataataataataataataataataataataataataataaacaaaaccaaTGTCTCTTTACATTTAACAGTGCTGCCATGAAATAGCTCAAAAATACCATCACTTGAAAAAAGGGGAGAAGGGTTCATTTACATGCAAATGTTATtcataaaaaatgtttttacatTATCGGTAGCTATACTTTTACTTGCAATTCCTTGGCCTAGTGTTCACAATCATAAATGAGgcaaaaaagaaattttcacctCAAAGTTAATTCTATTTGTGACACACATAGCGGTATGCTGTTAAACAATTATTCGAATATCTGGTTGGAGTGAGGGGGCAGCCTTCAGATCCCTCTTCATCTTGAGGGCTGAAATTCAGGCTACTTCATCTGGTAGCAGAAACAGGTTAAAAGAGGGTTCTCATAAAGGGCTTTCGacagcttttcaaagtactGGATTTGATAATGGAAGTATCAGACAGGGTGATTTTCCACTGTAAGGCTGATTGCAAGTGCCTTGCGAGCAATTCAACCCTCAAGGAGATCTGGTACACTATCTAAATTATATGACTGTGCCAAAAAGGAAACTCttagaaataattattgtttacattcttgagattggggaaaagaaaggaaactaAAGTTATCATGTGAATGAAATGCCAACAGATTGATTATTTCGTTTAGTAAGCAAAATAAGGCGATGCAACTTATTGTTAGTTTGAAGGATTTATTGTGCACGATTGTCTTCTGTTTCTTCAGCCCATGGCTTCCTGAAAAACCCAAGtccaacaagaaaaaaaagaagccaACAAATCTACAAATTATAGACATTAGTGTCAAACTACTGGAtgtgaaatggtaaacaaacagaCGAAACATCCAGCTTCCTGTCTCaatcaaacgaaaaccctgctcACATGGACCTCTCATTTCCTACAGTTCAATTGAGTTAAAAAGCTATTACACCTAAAATTTCTGGCCCAGGTTGCTTGAAGCACATTTAGCGCCaaccagcattaaataccatgAAAACAGATAGGATTTGATACCTgctaaccaacggttagcgccaAATCAGACTTCGAGCAATCGTGATCATTAATTCTGCGCCAATTGTACCTTCAATTCGATACTTCCTTCAATGTGGTTTCCTTACCATGGAAACGTCAACAACTTGGCCTTTTCCAGATTTACTTCTCTCAAACAAGGCCAACAATACTCCAAGCACGCAGGTCAAACCTCCCCCAGCAAAGTCTGCTAACAGATTTATGggaggtgttggtttttcatcCTTGCGGCCTAGCTTTGATAATAATCCACTCAGCGCAACATAATTGATGTCATGGCCTGCCCTCTGGGAGTGTGTTCCTGTCTGTCCATAACCTTAAGTGAATAAAATCAAATTCCTTCAACCCAGTGATAAAAAATGTCCAGCAAGTATTAGTCTTAATGAcatagcctgacttctggcttaTTTTAATGAGTGATTCTTTCGCTCAAATGTTTGGAAAatggaagatatctgtttacaaacattgtttttgttattcaaatgtaccaaccacagaaacaaaagaccctttgtttccacagccaatgaggctctggttggcacattaatgacaataagtgacatcaacaatatctTTGCTATATTTGAATCACATATTGGTctgtataaaatgcagactgcagatgcAGACTGGatctaaaatgcagactgaggcctAGGGCTACAATCATTGGTaaaagtcttgggacactcaccctttgaagttggttttcttactgagtttgaaaaattgcccccctccccccccccccccccctccagaataatgttgccaatagtgaacatacatttccttgtctatctcaacattgaatggggggaggggggacttgaattttgacagtttatgCTTAGTTTCTGATGTCTGACAGGTTTTCAGGCCCATTCTGACACTagcgtcccaactacttttgccactgattgtaggtCTGGGCCTCggcccagtctgcagtctgcatttcaTACTAACCGaatcacatgtacatgtaagagatGTAAATGTATTTGATATATCTTCTCTGCATGTTCCGTGAGTTACCTGTTAATCGAGCATAAATCAGTCTTGGATTATCCTTTAATAATATTTCGGGTCCTAGACCGAGTGTTTCCATCACCCCTGGTCGAAACGGCTCTATCAACACATCCGACTTCAGGCACAGCTTTCGTACGATCTCCTTCCCTCGAGGATTCTTTAGATCAATGCAAATAGATTTTTTGCCTCGCGCAAGTGGATCTACGCCGATGAAAGACAGCGTTTTCACTCTATCTATGCGGGTTACAACTGCTCCAAAATCTGCCAATATCATTCCTGCAAAAGGGCAAGGAGCTAATCCAGCAAACTCAAGAACTCGTATGCCAGCtaaagccgccattttgaatatgACATTGaacgcaacctcgttcccagggtcctctctcttccgaagagagaggaccctgggaacgaggttgtattGGAGGTCTCTGGCACAGGTACCCCACTTTCTTATGACCCTATACCCAGGTCTCTCAACCGAAATGACTGAACGGTCGTGACTCATCAACGAGTGATGTTGGCTCGAAATTTCAAATATCAAAGGAAAGGTTTTGGAATTGCAGCTGATGCCATCTACTCTGCATATTGGTGGTATATACAAACGCAATGCCTTGAAACATGTACTCAAATGTACTCAAATGTACTCAATCGTGTCAGGCCGTGTTTTGTGTTTCCGGCCTAGACTTGCTAATCGGAAGAAGACGAAGAACATGggtttcttttgtcctccgccatttgagtccggtatatgaaagtctacccctaGACTTTACTAGGTGGAGATGGTCATTCATTCTACGAAGCTAGTCTGTAGAACTTTCATTCGGCGCCATCGTTTTAAATATCTTGGTAAGTATATATTTGCACCTAAAGATTTGCTACTGGATTGGGCTGGGAGTGCAAGTGTGCTAGTGTAGCTTAGTGGGGTGACTAACCATTTTATAAGGCGCAAAACGAAGCGCTCTACTGAGTACATATGCATGGCAGACAGTGACGTTCATTTTTTACTCCTGTGTAGCTTTATCCAATGTTTTGGTTCAATTCTTTGTGCCATTAATTGAGAGTAACCATTCAGTGATTCATTTATTATTGGATCTTTCAGCTGCTTTCAATACCGTAAAACATACTATTCTGTTATCTAGATTATTAGACCGATTTGGTGTAAATGGTAGGGTCCCCTCCTGAACTTGTAAGTACCGGTACTTATGGCCAAGTCTAGGGAAGTAAGTCGACCACACTTATGTCGACAAGTGGGGTTCCTCAAGGGTCGGTCGTGGGCCCCGTTCTAAAGGGGGTTTATATTTCGATTAATCAATGACATGACATATGATTGTAAAACATAACAAGGATGAAAACGGGAATTTCACTATTCAGTGGTCCACCATTTCTTCAACttcaacattattttggagAGAACTGGAATGAGGAGAGATTGACATTTCTTACGCATAATTTTCcagtatgtgtgtgtgtgtgtgtacacTGCAAACTAAAGGATTTAGTTTGCAGTACAGGATTCTCAAACTTGTGTTTCAAAAAAGCATACTTAACACGCTGCATTCAGGGGGAAGATATCTAGAATTGATTGAGTCACTTTAAAAGACAcccgaaaaattcaggcagtttcaatgggatttgaacccatgaacTCTGTGATACTAGTACAATattgctctaccaactgggcTATGAAGCCAATCTGTTGGgaacaggtcaatttgttgggcttgtGTGTTCCTGTGAAAGAAATGATGATTTAGAttcttcaataataattattagtctaaatacacaggtgatattatacaaaatcgtgtgctctcattggctcgctatctcggattatcagccgataatcacctcggtggacaaaatggctgccagtagtcgttttgccactgtaagtgaagatgatttcgcgttgaaatgtttttttttttctcttttttgaaagaattacctgtgtatttatactaaaacaattattcgcctcaggctcagtgattatcagtgaatattcaccgataatcacttcgccttcggtgaataattgttaattattttaagtTTTAGTGAGTAAATGGTTTTACTGTGTTGTTGATCCACATCTGAGGACTTAGCGCTGACAAGAGTTTTTAATGCAAGCAATGCAATTGGTTGATATtggataaaaaaagaaattatttgaatgaaattatAATCAAGGGTGACAGATTGGACTGCCAGTAAGGCTATGATTTATCTGTTGTGAATGTACACGTTACTATAGGAAAATGATCTTTGTACAAACCAAATAATCTCCTAGGCTTtacttaaaacttgaaaattccCAGGTTGACTCTATTGAAATATTAAAAAACTCAGGTGTTTCTGGATCCCTGTAGCACAATAGTACCAGCAGTAAAAGGTATTCAGTTGCAAGCCATGCAGTATAGTTTTACTAAGGTTGTGTTTTTGGGAAGGTACAATTTCAAGGTCTTGTAATGGCCTGGTGACTAATATTATGTACATCTGTTTATTGAAGGCTATTGAGGCATATAATCCATGGTAGGGCCCTTATAGTCTTCCTATATAAATATTTCTTATAAGGCATGCCTATTGAAGGCAGCCATtttatattgaaaagaaaagaccAGTGAAGGGCCTTGCAATGTCCTGgcattatttaaggtggctggagGCAGTTTCACTCTTCTTAAGAGACCTTCGTATTTAGacaatttaaggtagctctgaattggctcccataatttttttaaaactttgccgatagttctatctcagatttctaattactattctacaaataaaaagtgggggtctCAGAGATATAAACAAGTAAAGACAAAATACAGGTGTTATTTAGAAAGTTTTCACATTGTCATGGTAATATATTACATCACAATAGTGGTGGCATTTTgcaaagcaataattattgttttatatggtacaataacattgcttttacttgatacagtgttgtagtatTGTGCAATTCTTCTGATAAGGTTTCTTAAATGTGGTGAAATTGGTTGCAGCCATCTTAAAGTTAGTGCTGACTGAAATATAATATTAATACGCTTTCCCATGGATTATaccattatttactttttgatGTACAGATGTCAGCAGACTGTTGATAGCAAGATTTTTTTGGCATAATAAGGCACATTCTTGGCATAACCAACAATGATATGTTTAACAAAATGGAAACGAACAACCTtttttcatttactttcctATCGATAGCTGGTTCGAATTTCTACTTTGAAACGTAATATGCAAGATAATACTTTCAACAGATTTCTAGAATTTGCCTTAATATTTGTCTTATCGGAAAGTTTTTCTGGCTTCCAATTAAAACTTTGTTAGATCGTTCAAAATGTAAACGAAAGTCGTCGTGTTAATCCCACCCCAGTCAATGTGCATTTTTCTGCTCACTCTAAAAGTATCGATATCCGGTGTACAGGGGTCGCCTTTTACATGGTCATTGACGTGTGAAAAACTAAATCATTGTGTGAAGTTTTGTCGGTTCCATTGTTGGCCCAACCGGTGAAAAAATCGCTTCCGCCAATCAGTGCATggaaaatgatttatttatgcCTCGCTGAATTTGATTGGCAACAAGAAAAATCACAGGAAAAAGAGCAGCCTGCCGAGTTTCTCTGTCGCTAAAACTGATCGAAACGAAGTTACACAAATCCTTGCAGTACACGCCAACGAAGATCAAATATTTGATCAGCAAGCAAGCGATGTTTGGAACACTTGTGACGTAGAAATAATGTCGAGATATGGCCGCTTTTGGGGTTACGGCGGTCCTCACAACTTATTCATCGATAGTTGCAGATCTCTCTGTTGGCAGCTCGCTCAAATAGCGTaggaaaatttgtttttgaagggttttttttttcgccgtgATTACTTTCTTCGCTATGAAACCCAGGCACATGAGCATTCGTGGCGTTGTAACAATGTTGGCGGGCCTTATTTTCGGGTTCACGGTGGCTTTGTTCCTAAGACAAAACCTCTTGCCCGTGGAAACCCGGCGTTGTCGGATGAATTTCGTTAGGGACCTTCGACCAAGAACAATCGCTAAAGAGCTGAACTCTCGCAATCTTATCTTTGTTGGAGTAATGACAGCCGAGAAATTTCTCAACACGCGAGCGAAAGGTGTGTTCGAGACGTGGGGCAAGAATGTGCCCGGCAAGTTGGAGTTCTTCTCAAGCGGCACGTCCCAGAGGAAGATGGAACTGCCTGTCGTTAGTTTGCCGGGGGTAGACGATTCTTATCCTCCTCAGAGAAAATCCATGATGATGTTAAAATACATGCATGACAACTACATCGATAATTTCGAGTGGTTTATGCGGTCTGATGACGATGTTTACATTCGGACAGAAAAACTAGCGAGTTTTCTTCATTCCCTGAACAGCTCACAAGATGTTTATCTTGGACAAGCAGGAACCGGAGCAAAAGACGAAAAAGGATTACTCGGTCTAGGTAACGGGGATAACTTCTGTATGGGCGGCCCTGGAGTAATTCTGAGCAGATCCGTACTTAAAAAAGTTGTTCCTCACATTGAATTCTGCTTGAAGAATCTGTTGACATCACACGAGGATGTGGAAGTTGGAAGATGTATAAAGCGTTTTGTGGGAATTCCGTGCACTTGGTCTTTCGAAGTGAGTGAGCTTTTGtattatttttgaatttttatcgaATGGTGGTGTGGAGATTATTTATATTTTCTGTGAGTATATTTCATTACTGAAATTGGCTATTATAAGGTCAAGTTACGTTAGATTTGGAATACGGCACGTTTATTGTCTGAAAGTATAGCATACACTGGCAGCAATATACAGCACCAGCCAACCAGCTCCAATCTTCTTAATTTACCTGAAGGGCTTATCCCCACCTGTGATGCAAATTTGCTTAGAATTGGATTTTTAATTAAACCTCTGTTGGGGGCCAATTTCTGGCATTGGCATAACTCAAACGTGATTAAAGGTCGTGAGGACAGTCTCTTTATCTTACATTGGCTGTGTGGAACAAACCTCTAAATATGTGTTAGTTGTGATAAACCATGCAtgttttgctcattttttcTGAAGGCAGGGATATCAGTAGCTCTTTCAGATCACTGTTGCTTTACGGTTTTTTTTGCCAACAATACGTTTCGTCAGTGTCCAGTTCACCAACGTCTAAAACTCAATTTGCAAAATGTGTAAATTATTGGAGAGACAACTAGTTAAAATTTAGAATTTTCGATTATCTGTTGCAAGAGAAATGAAGTGTTTTATCTCAAACTTTAATTTGagaaatacaataataataataatcataatcataataataataattattattattattaattacaaTGCACAGTCTGGTAATGTTCAGTGAAGGGTAATGAATGAAGGCATTGTGCCATTCTTTGATGCCATTGTTCAATTAAATTGGCTTAGCATTTTTATTACATAGGTAATTATTTGAAAcacattcattttttttgtctgtcaCCTCCACAAAACAGCTTTCGGTCATGTTGAAAAAAACTGCTTACTGCTTAGATGATTATCGTGTGATAATCATCTCAAATTCAACCATTCagcacagagaattttcaacAATCACCTATGTAGTTATACTgaagaaaaatacaataaattaataaacTGTTTGAGTGAGACCTTGAACTGCTTTTGAAAATTCGTCTATTTATGGCGTAATATCAGGCGTAGATCAGCGAAAGCTTTAAAAAGCAGCTCAAGGCCTCACTCAAACATCAATCACCTGACTTAAAACTCAGTTGCAAAACTTACTGATACATTTGCATCATAAACAGTCAGCGTTCAGACTTCAGCTTCTTGTTCGATCGTTAATATGCCAAGCACTCGTCGTCACTCGTATGACCTCAAGTTTAAGTTGATAATTGTTGCAGAAGCCGAGGCAGTCAACAACAATCGTTAAGTTGCCCGTGAATACGGCATTTCCGAATCCATGGTGAGAaaacaaggttcgaacgattgtattgttgtcgTAGGTATCATTTTACTGAGCATGTGCTGTTAAGCACGTACGCAAATTTccatttgtattttcttttgaagtcgtttagtgttctaaaggtctctaaaagcactattctttttaaCAGGAATAAAAGGAGTGGGTTAGATGCAATCTTTGCTACACCGCAGACCAAAGCTCTACTCGTCTGTGATTTGTTTGGTGATCTGATGCttgacgcaccccaattttagcactaacttgccacccaaagacaggtttttcttgaaaaaactgtgcgccttataaccgaataactacggtatatAATTTTTACAATTTCCCAATCAAAAGGTGCTATTATAAATTCAAGAAAAGAGTGGATGGGTTAGAGGGGGGTGTCTTTGGTTGGATTGCTATCCCTCTAATGTCACCTGTGAGGAGGCCCCTTAGCATCTCAAAATCTAAGGTGGAGTAGTAAATCTTCCTCCCTTTGCTGATTATTTCCCCAAAAAAGGCTGGATCAGTGATCACCTCAAACCATAATGTTTACTCTTTTTAAACAAACTGAACTCTTGGAGAAGCAGTTTTTCTAGCTGAAAAAAAGTTGACAAAAATTGTCCTCCTGTTCCAATCCATTAATTTGTTTATGGTTGATAACAAATGAGaaattcatatgcaaatttgaTAGATCTAATATTTCTTAACCGTTTTAATGGCAAagactgtttgttttttttgggagGAGTCCTTTTTTATTTAGATTGCTTAAAAAACAGGTGTTTCTTCTATCTTTTAATTGGAAAATTGCAATGTGTTTGTTCCTGTAGATAAGTGTTCagtttgcttttaaaatttagagCCGGGTGTTTGGTCTGATGCTATAAATAGTTATTTAGCTTGAAGTAATGTTTGAGTTGGAACTGGCAAGATGTTTTTCCTGactaaataaagttttttttgtgTATAAAAAGCCATTTAAAATGATGGTCATGGTtccatttatatttttttaaaagttgaaacagctgttttccttttgtaTCAGTAATTATTTGGCAAGATGTGGCaaggtgtttttgtttttttattgttaaaattGAACTTTACGGGAGGCACTTTACAGCAAATTTTAGGATTTGGGGAAATGCAACAGAAAGAGTTtcctttttaatctttttttccatacatcaaattttgtctttctGGAAAATGTCAGATGAGGCCGATTTTTATGCAAGCATAAACTCGGTTAGATTTTGAAATTAAAGGATTAAGCTTTCATTAAAATGGAAAGCTTCAGGCAACTTCTTA
The sequence above is a segment of the Montipora foliosa isolate CH-2021 chromosome 2, ASM3666993v2, whole genome shotgun sequence genome. Coding sequences within it:
- the LOC137992377 gene encoding alpha-methylacyl-CoA racemase-like codes for the protein MAALAGIRVLEFAGLAPCPFAGMILADFGAVVTRIDRVKTLSFIGVDPLARGKKSICIDLKNPRGKEIVRKLCLKSDVLIEPFRPGVMETLGLGPEILLKDNPRLIYARLTGYGQTGTHSQRAGHDINYVALSGLLSKLGRKDEKPTPPINLLADFAGGGLTCVLGVLLALFERSKSGKGQVVDVSMVEGSAYIGSFIYKTLSGLEFAWPNPKERGTNLLDTGAPFYDTYKTLDGKFMAVGALEPKFYKQFLKGLDLEGKLPHQADLDQWPKAKEEIANIFLTKTQSDWCKVFENLDACVEPVLTTDEAPLHPHNQERNAFSSSHGAYEPTPAPKLSRTPADCLPKPLPGTGEHTVEILQHTGYSQSDIQELIDEGVVECPNMKSSL